One Denticeps clupeoides chromosome 10, fDenClu1.1, whole genome shotgun sequence genomic window carries:
- the LOC114798428 gene encoding DNA-binding protein inhibitor ID-1-like, which produces MKVVGSTCALKSQAGGEDVVRCLSEQSLSIAKCKIPLLDEQMSAFLHDMNSCYSKLKELVPTLPANKKASKVEILQHVIDYIWDLQVELDSPGASRQQAGARAPLAALNAELSGISENGCPDDRILCR; this is translated from the exons ATGAAGGTGGTCGGATCTACGTGCGCGCTGAAGAGCCAGGCGGGCGGCGAGGACGTGGTGCGCTGCCTGTCCGAGCAGAGCCTCTCCATCGCCAAGTGCAAGATCCCGCTGCTGGACGAGCAGATGAGCGCCTTCCTGCACGACATGAACAGCTGCTACAGCAAGCTGAAGGAGCTGGTGCCCACGCTGCCCGCCAACAAGAAGGCCAGCAAGGTGGAGATCCTGCAGCACGTCATCGACTACATCTGGGACCTGCAGGTCGAGCTGGACTCGCCGGGCGCGAGCCGGCAGCaggcgggcgcgcgcgcgccgcTGGCCGCCCTGAACGCGGAGCTGTCCGGCATCTCCGAG AACGGTTGTCCGGACGACAGGATCCTGTGCCGCTGA
- the mrgbp gene encoding MRG/MORF4L-binding protein isoform X3 — protein MGEAEVAAVEEKPADSCLGSADESVVWSQEVEVCLFHAMLGHKPVGVNRHFHMICIRDKFSQNIGRQVSSRVIWDHLSTMYDMQALHESEILPFPNSEKTFVLPEEIIQDVKEGKLGSEDDMKEEFKEERDPPATHEEGSNSSVKLLEKSGSSRDKDKDRDRQDKAPAEAGASKDPAPGEKRKRNRATEKVLNSSNPSSPGGAKRRRT, from the exons ATGGGGGAAGCCGAAGTGGCCGCGGTCGAGGAGAAGCCGGCGGACTCGTGCCTCGGCTCCGCGGACGAGTCGGTGGTGTGGAGCCAGGAGGTGGAGGTCTGCCTCTTTCACGCCATGTTGGGCCACAAGCCTGTCG GGGTGAACCGGCATTTCCACATGATCTGCATCCGTGACAAGTTCAGCCAGAACATCGGCAGGCAGGTGTCGTCCAGAGTCATCTGGGATCATCTGAGCACCATGTACGACATGCAGGCGCTG CACGAATCAGAAATCTTGCCTTTCCCGAACTCCGAGAAGACCTTCGTGTTACCCGAGGAGATCATTCAAGATGTAAAAGAAG GCAAGCTTGGATCGGAGGATGACATGAAAGAAGAGTTTAAAGAGGAGCGTGATCCGCCCGCCACACATGAAGAAG GCAGCAACTCCTCGGTGAAGCTGTTGGAGAAGTCGGGCAGCAGCAGGGACAAGGACAAGGACCGGGACCGGCAGGACAAGGCCCCGGCTGAGGCGGGCGCGTCCAAGGATCCGGCGCCGGGGGAGAAGCGCAAACGGAACCGGGCCACGGAGAAGGTGCTGAACTCCAGCAACCCCTCCAGCCCCGGCGGCGCCAAGCGGCGCAGGACGTAG
- the mrgbp gene encoding MRG/MORF4L-binding protein isoform X1, which yields MGEAEVAAVEEKPADSCLGSADESVVWSQEVEVCLFHAMLGHKPVGVNRHFHMICIRDKFSQNIGRQVSSRVIWDHLSTMYDMQALHESEILPFPNSEKTFVLPEEIIQDVKEGKLGSEDDMKEEFKEERDPPATHEEGLGPCMAGQDFERYGQKNTFALFQNSDLTITDQLLTRSLCRATAESTDRVRLSLLPLSPLHLLLVRATRPACWSSPVMDCGCLGVREPVLGVLFVASLLTSGVCSFRP from the exons ATGGGGGAAGCCGAAGTGGCCGCGGTCGAGGAGAAGCCGGCGGACTCGTGCCTCGGCTCCGCGGACGAGTCGGTGGTGTGGAGCCAGGAGGTGGAGGTCTGCCTCTTTCACGCCATGTTGGGCCACAAGCCTGTCG GGGTGAACCGGCATTTCCACATGATCTGCATCCGTGACAAGTTCAGCCAGAACATCGGCAGGCAGGTGTCGTCCAGAGTCATCTGGGATCATCTGAGCACCATGTACGACATGCAGGCGCTG CACGAATCAGAAATCTTGCCTTTCCCGAACTCCGAGAAGACCTTCGTGTTACCCGAGGAGATCATTCAAGATGTAAAAGAAG GCAAGCTTGGATCGGAGGATGACATGAAAGAAGAGTTTAAAGAGGAGCGTGATCCGCCCGCCACACATGAAGAAG GTCTGGGTCCCTGTATGGCCGGCCAGGATTTTGAGAGGTATGGACAGAAGAACACGTTCGCTCTGTTCCAAAACTCCGACTTGACCATTACAGACCAGCTCTTAACCAGAAGCCTGTGTAGGGCGACTGCAGAGAGCACAGACCGCGTgcgtctctctctccttcccctctctcctctccatctCTTGCTTGTGCGTGCGACGCGGCCTGCTTGTTGGAGCTCGCCTGTAATGGACTGTGGGTGTTTGGGTGTCCGTGAACCTGTCCTCGGCGTGCTGTTTGTCGCGTCTCTGTTGACGTCTGGTGTCTGCAGCTTTCGTCCTTGA
- the mrgbp gene encoding MRG/MORF4L-binding protein isoform X2 yields the protein MGEAEVAAVEEKPADSCLGSADESVVWSQEVEVCLFHAMLGHKPVGVNRHFHMICIRDKFSQNIGRQVSSRVIWDHLSTMYDMQALHESEILPFPNSEKTFVLPEEIIQDVKEGKLGSEDDMKEEFKEERDPPATHEEGLGPCMAGQDFESNSSVKLLEKSGSSRDKDKDRDRQDKAPAEAGASKDPAPGEKRKRNRATEKVLNSSNPSSPGGAKRRRT from the exons ATGGGGGAAGCCGAAGTGGCCGCGGTCGAGGAGAAGCCGGCGGACTCGTGCCTCGGCTCCGCGGACGAGTCGGTGGTGTGGAGCCAGGAGGTGGAGGTCTGCCTCTTTCACGCCATGTTGGGCCACAAGCCTGTCG GGGTGAACCGGCATTTCCACATGATCTGCATCCGTGACAAGTTCAGCCAGAACATCGGCAGGCAGGTGTCGTCCAGAGTCATCTGGGATCATCTGAGCACCATGTACGACATGCAGGCGCTG CACGAATCAGAAATCTTGCCTTTCCCGAACTCCGAGAAGACCTTCGTGTTACCCGAGGAGATCATTCAAGATGTAAAAGAAG GCAAGCTTGGATCGGAGGATGACATGAAAGAAGAGTTTAAAGAGGAGCGTGATCCGCCCGCCACACATGAAGAAG GTCTGGGTCCCTGTATGGCCGGCCAGGATTTTGAGAG CAACTCCTCGGTGAAGCTGTTGGAGAAGTCGGGCAGCAGCAGGGACAAGGACAAGGACCGGGACCGGCAGGACAAGGCCCCGGCTGAGGCGGGCGCGTCCAAGGATCCGGCGCCGGGGGAGAAGCGCAAACGGAACCGGGCCACGGAGAAGGTGCTGAACTCCAGCAACCCCTCCAGCCCCGGCGGCGCCAAGCGGCGCAGGACGTAG